One Malus domestica chromosome 11, GDT2T_hap1 genomic region harbors:
- the LOC103448833 gene encoding uncharacterized protein: MNKKSNQSSDREENHSRKESAISTPDSRFNQTLRNVQGLLKGRSIPGKVLLTRRSNLLDPSKLQVPSPNYGRSLSFNDAETSDRRALEEDGEGLGKPSNNANSNKLTSSTSNVENISKGAQKSTMGARATDSARVMKFTKVLSGTTVILEKLRELAWSGIPPYMRPDIWRLLLGYAPSNSDRREGVLRRKRLEYLDCVSQYYDILDTDRSDDEINMLRQIAVDCPRTVPDVSFFQQEQVQKSLERILYTWAIRHPASGYVQGINDLVTPFLVVFLSEYLEGSVDNWSISDLSPDKISNIEADCYWCLSNLLEGMQDHYTFAQPGIQRLVFKLKEVVRRIDEPVSRHVEEQGLEFLQFAFRWFNCLLIREIPFNLISRLWDTYLAEGDGLPDFLVYIFASFLLTWSEELQKLDFQELVMFLQHLPTHNWTHQELEMVLSRAFMWYSMFKSSPRHLAS, encoded by the exons ATGAACAAGAagagcaatcagagctccgacagAGAAGAAAACCACTCCAGGAAAGAAAGCGCCATCTCAACCCCAGATTCCAGATTCAACCAAACCCTCAGAAATGTTCaagg GCTGCTCAAAGGTCGTAGTATTCCCGGTAAAGTGTTACTGACTAGGAGGTCAAACCTGCTGGATCCTTCAAAGTTGCAAGTGCCCTCCCCAAATTACGGAAGGAGCTTATCATTCAATGATGCTGAAACAAGTGATCGCAGAGCCTTGGAG GAAGACGGTGAGGGTCTAGGCAAGCCCAGCAATAATGCAAATTCAAATAAGTTAACATCATCAACCTCGAACGTTGAGAATATTTCCAAAGGAGCTCAGAAATCCACCATGGGAGCTAGAGCTACGGATTCTGCAAGAGTTATGAAGTTCACAAAGGTTCTTTCAGGGACAACAGTGATATTAG AGAAGTTGCGTGAGTTGGCTTGGAGTGGCATACCGCCATATATGCGGCCTGACATATGGAGGCTTCTTTTG GGATATGCACCATCTAATTCAGATAGAAGGGAGGGAGTTCTAAGAAGGAAGCGCCTTGAGTATCTTGACTGTGTTTCTCAGTACTATGATATTCTGGATACTGATCGTTCAGATGATGAGATAAACATGCTTCGTCAG ATTGCTGTTGATTGCCCAAGAACTGTGCCGGATGTATCTTTTTTTCAGCAGGAGCAAGTCCAGAAATCCTTGGAGCGCATCCTTTATACCTG GGCCATTCGACATCCTGCAAGTGGATATGTTCAGGGAATAAATGATCTTGTTACTCCTTTTCTAGTTGTTTTCTTGTCAGAATACTTGGAGGGGAGTGTGGATAATTGGTCGATCTCTGATCTGTCTCCTGATAAAATATCTAATATAGAGGCTGACTGCTATTGGTGCCTATCAAATTTACTTGAAGGTATGCAAGATCATTACACTTTTGCTCAGCCAGGAATCCAGAGGCTTGTGTTTAAACTAAAGGAAGTGGTCAGGCGGATTGATG AACCTGTATCTAGACATGTGGAGGAGCAAGGGCttgaatttcttcaatttgctttTCGGTGGTTCAACTGTCTTCTAATACGCGAG attccttTCAATCTTATTTCCCGTCTGTGGGATACATACCTAGCCGAAGGAGATGGATTGCCAGATTTCCTTGTGTATATATTTGCCAGTTTTCTTCTAACG TGGTCGGAAGAGCTTCAGAAGCTTGATTTCCAAGAGTTGGTAATGTTTCTTCAACACCTTCCGACGCATAACTGGACTCACCAAGAACTCGAGATGGTGCTTTCAAGAGCTTTCATGTGGTACAGTatgttcaaaagctctcctagACATTTGGCCAGCTAA
- the LOC103448697 gene encoding protein GAMETE CELL DEFECTIVE 1, mitochondrial has product MQNLHRVISRLSSTSIGTSTTKFLREKSKPTLGSNGVLPLKNDIVSCQLITSRFLSFSSGGDGENDGKDEWDKPPSGTFSNNASDDLGWDKPSSGTFSNNVSDNLGWDTASAWSTGLTKEHFDGEVVGRRTSGLEPSQSSVVSGLQEIEDRIRELEEENKKSKVFVDGWGERLREISVLLKQVREPGARGSYLKDSEKAEMYTKHKENPEVYTVERLAKDYRIMRQRVHAILWLKELEEEEEKKLGRPLDDSVELLLDTCPEFFNSHDREFHVASLPYKPDFKVMPEGWDGTTRDLDEVHYEISKKEDEMLYQEFVQRMNFNKMKMKGEVFCHKHSRRRTSNGWNFTVEKLGPRGKRGGGGGWKFVSQPDGSSRPLNETEKMYVKRETPRRRRKILP; this is encoded by the exons ATGCAGAATCTGCACCGCGTTATATCCCGTCTTTCCTCAACTTCAATTGGCACAAGCACAACAAAGTTTCTGAGAGAGAAAAGCAAACCGACTTTGGGAAGCAATGGTGTGCTTCCGTTGAAGAATGATATCGTATCTTGTCAGTTGATCACTTCCCGATTCCTTTCTTTCAGCTCTGGAGGTGACGGTGAAAATGATGGTAAAGATGAGTGGGATAAACCCCCGTCTGGGACATTTAGCAATAATGCATCAGATGATTTGGGGTGGGATAAACCTTCATCTGGAACATTTAGCAATAATGTATCAGATAATTTGGGGTGGGATACTGCATCAGCATGGTCGACTGGACTGACTAAGGAGCATTTTGATGGGGAGGTGGTAGGCCGACGGACAAGTGGGCTTGAGCCATCTCAATCTTCGGTGGTATCTGGTTTGCAAGAAATTGAGGATAGAATAAGGGAACTGGAAGAAGAGAACAAGAAAAGTAAAGTGTTTGTGGATGGGTGGGGAGAGAGATTGCGGGAGATCAGTGTGCTTCTGAAGCAAGTGCGTGAGCCTGGTGCGAGAGGGTCTTATCTCAAGGACTCGGAGAAGGCTGAGATGTATACGAAGCACAAGGAAAACCCTGAGGTTTATACTGTTGAGCGGCTGGCAAAGGATTATAGGATCATGAGGCAGAGAGTGCATGCTATTCTTTGGCTCAAAGAGcttgaggaggaagaggagaaaAAACTCGGTCGTCCTTTAGATGATTCTGTTGAGCTCCTTCTTGACACCTGCCCAGA ATTTTTTAATTCTCATGACCGCGAATTCCACGTGGCATCCCTTCCCTACAAACCTGATTTCAAGGTTATGCCAGAGGGTTGGGATGGGACCACCAGAGATTTGGATGAAGTTCATTATGAAATCTCgaagaaagaagatgaaatGCTCTATCAAGAGTTTGTCCAGAGAATGAACTTCAACAAAATGAAA ATGAAAGGAGAGGTTTTCTGCCACAAGCATAGTCGTCGCCGGACTTCAAACGGGTGGAACTTCACCGTGGAAAAACTAGGACCAAGGGGAAAGCGTGGAGGTGGCGGCGGCTGGAAGTTTGTCAGCCAGCCAGATGGTTCAAGCCGACCGCTGAATGAAACGGAGAAAATGTACGTGAAGCGAGAAACACCCCGCCGCCGGCGTAAGATCCTTCCGTGA
- the LOC103448699 gene encoding uncharacterized GPI-anchored protein At1g61900 isoform X2, with the protein MDCLKAVIRHKGSLCCQLLLFFIWLSSFQDVMAVQTVFDQSHASSVAELGLANPPTTEFFDPIEISPAVIPNYPNPADEPSQPLYPNFPTRYEPVLTGKCPVNFSTISSLMDKTATDCFQPLAAIVGNVICCPQFSSLIRIFQGLYSFNSDKLVLQNSVANDCFKDIISILASRGANSSVPTLCSINSSNLTGGSCPVKDINTFEKTVNTSRLLEACTTVDPLKECCRPICQHAITDAALGISGKQLMMNENKNLAGGLNYTDTLSDCKDVVFSYLSRKLSSDAANTAFRILSACKVNKVCPLEFKQPSEVVKACRNVAAPSPSCCSSLNTYMLGIQKQMLITNRQAIICASVFGSMLRKGGVLENVYELCDIDLKDFSVQAEYMQQGCLLRNLPADGIFDNSTGFSFTCDLSDNIAAPWPSSSSVSSLSFCAPEMSLPALPTSETFKNPGSRGGELEFMVPVFSFLVLGTLLY; encoded by the exons ATGGATTGTTTAAAGGCTGTTATTCGCCATAAAG GTTCTTTGTGCTGCCAgttattattattctttatCTGGTTATCCAGTTTCCAAGATGTCATGGCAGTGCAGACAGTATTTGACCAAAGTCATGCTTCTTCCGTGGCAGAGCTAGGCCTAGCTAATCCACCTACTACTGAGTTCTTTGATCCCATTGAAATATCACCGGCTGTTATTcctaattacccaaatcctgcAGATGAACCTTCGCAACCATTGTACCCGAATTTTCCGACAAGATATGAGCCTGTTTTAACCGGGAAGTGTCCTGTGAATTTTTCTACTATATCAAGTTTAATGGATAAGACAGCTACTGATTGCTTTCAACCTTTGGCGGCAATAGTAGGAAATGTAATATGTTGCCCGCAGTTTAGTAGTTTGATCCGCATCTTCCAGGGTCTCTATAGCTTCAACTCTGATAAGTTGGTTTTGCAAAATTCAGTTGCGAATGATTGTTTTAAGGATATCATTAGTATCTTAGCCAGTAGAGGTGCAAACAGTTCAGTACCTACACTTTGCTCCATAAATTCGTCGAATCTTACGGGTGGGTCCTGTCCAGTGAAGGACATTAATACCTTTGAGAAAACAGTAAATACAAGTAGATTACTGGAGGCCTGCACAACTGTTGACCCTCTCAAAGAGTGCTGCAGACCAATTTGCCAGCATGCAATCACGGATGCTGCACTGGGGATCTCAGGAAAACAATTGATGATGAATGAGAACAAAAATTTAGCTGGTGGGCTTAATTATACTGATACTCTAAGTGATTGTAAAGACGTGGTTTTTtcatatctttcaaggaaactctcgTCAGATGCTGCCAATACTGCATTTCGGATATTATCTGCCTGCAAAGTTAACAAAG TCTGCCCTCTGGAATTTAAGCAGCCTTCAGAAGTAGTTAAAGCATGTCGCAATGTTGCTGCCCCAAGTCCTTCCTGTTGTAGCTCATTAAACACTTACATGTTGGGAATACAAAAGCAAATGTTAATTACAAATAGACAAGCCATAATCTGTGCTTCAGTGTTTGGGTCCATGTTGAGAAAAGGCGGGGTGTTGGAAAATGTTTATGAGCTTTGTGATATTGACTTGAAAGACTTTAGCGTTCAAG CTGAATACATGCAACAAG GTTGTTTACTTCGAAATTTGCCTGCAGATGGGATATTTGACAATTCAACAGGTTTCAGCTTTACATGTGATTTGAGTGACAACATTGCAGCACCATGGCCTTCATCTTCCTCAGTTTCATCGTTGTCCTTTTGTGCGCCTG AGATGTCATTGCCTGCACTACCAACATCGGAGACTTTTAAAAATCCTG GCAGTCGTGGTGGTGAGCTGGAATTTATGGTACCcgttttttcatttttggttttgggtaCTCTGTTGTACTGA
- the LOC103448699 gene encoding uncharacterized GPI-anchored protein At1g61900 isoform X1: MDCLKAVIRHKGSLCCQLLLFFIWLSSFQDVMAVQTVFDQSHASSVAELGLANPPTTEFFDPIEISPAVIPNYPNPADEPSQPLYPNFPTRYEPVLTGKCPVNFSTISSLMDKTATDCFQPLAAIVGNVICCPQFSSLIRIFQGLYSFNSDKLVLQNSVANDCFKDIISILASRGANSSVPTLCSINSSNLTGGSCPVKDINTFEKTVNTSRLLEACTTVDPLKECCRPICQHAITDAALGISGKQLMMNENKNLAGGLNYTDTLSDCKDVVFSYLSRKLSSDAANTAFRILSACKVNKVCPLEFKQPSEVVKACRNVAAPSPSCCSSLNTYMLGIQKQMLITNRQAIICASVFGSMLRKGGVLENVYELCDIDLKDFSVQAEYMQQGCLLRNLPADGIFDNSTGFSFTCDLSDNIAAPWPSSSSVSSLSFCAPEMSLPALPTSETFKNPGEMSNTVKQCVGDAGSRGGELEFMVPVFSFLVLGTLLY; this comes from the exons ATGGATTGTTTAAAGGCTGTTATTCGCCATAAAG GTTCTTTGTGCTGCCAgttattattattctttatCTGGTTATCCAGTTTCCAAGATGTCATGGCAGTGCAGACAGTATTTGACCAAAGTCATGCTTCTTCCGTGGCAGAGCTAGGCCTAGCTAATCCACCTACTACTGAGTTCTTTGATCCCATTGAAATATCACCGGCTGTTATTcctaattacccaaatcctgcAGATGAACCTTCGCAACCATTGTACCCGAATTTTCCGACAAGATATGAGCCTGTTTTAACCGGGAAGTGTCCTGTGAATTTTTCTACTATATCAAGTTTAATGGATAAGACAGCTACTGATTGCTTTCAACCTTTGGCGGCAATAGTAGGAAATGTAATATGTTGCCCGCAGTTTAGTAGTTTGATCCGCATCTTCCAGGGTCTCTATAGCTTCAACTCTGATAAGTTGGTTTTGCAAAATTCAGTTGCGAATGATTGTTTTAAGGATATCATTAGTATCTTAGCCAGTAGAGGTGCAAACAGTTCAGTACCTACACTTTGCTCCATAAATTCGTCGAATCTTACGGGTGGGTCCTGTCCAGTGAAGGACATTAATACCTTTGAGAAAACAGTAAATACAAGTAGATTACTGGAGGCCTGCACAACTGTTGACCCTCTCAAAGAGTGCTGCAGACCAATTTGCCAGCATGCAATCACGGATGCTGCACTGGGGATCTCAGGAAAACAATTGATGATGAATGAGAACAAAAATTTAGCTGGTGGGCTTAATTATACTGATACTCTAAGTGATTGTAAAGACGTGGTTTTTtcatatctttcaaggaaactctcgTCAGATGCTGCCAATACTGCATTTCGGATATTATCTGCCTGCAAAGTTAACAAAG TCTGCCCTCTGGAATTTAAGCAGCCTTCAGAAGTAGTTAAAGCATGTCGCAATGTTGCTGCCCCAAGTCCTTCCTGTTGTAGCTCATTAAACACTTACATGTTGGGAATACAAAAGCAAATGTTAATTACAAATAGACAAGCCATAATCTGTGCTTCAGTGTTTGGGTCCATGTTGAGAAAAGGCGGGGTGTTGGAAAATGTTTATGAGCTTTGTGATATTGACTTGAAAGACTTTAGCGTTCAAG CTGAATACATGCAACAAG GTTGTTTACTTCGAAATTTGCCTGCAGATGGGATATTTGACAATTCAACAGGTTTCAGCTTTACATGTGATTTGAGTGACAACATTGCAGCACCATGGCCTTCATCTTCCTCAGTTTCATCGTTGTCCTTTTGTGCGCCTG AGATGTCATTGCCTGCACTACCAACATCGGAGACTTTTAAAAATCCTG GGGAAATGTCTAACACCGTAAAACAATGTGTTGGTGATGCAGGCAGTCGTGGTGGTGAGCTGGAATTTATGGTACCcgttttttcatttttggttttgggtaCTCTGTTGTACTGA
- the LOC103448700 gene encoding uncharacterized protein, giving the protein MAMEAEVPGIGDVGCYAERQCPRCCKRKRKPQPSLVTPGALQVLPQEEEKERAFARRFITFCLSKVSKETAQYMDSVNACDPSKVAAQVESVLFENWGFNDQSLESTRKYSTLFSFLHTPGIKDFRRQVLLGQISPEQLVHMSKDELHRKYSLDDLCENCCQFTKEPLGTKLLMQKEHLPLGLEPRGTSVSEVLPQEEEKERSFARRFITFCLSKVSKETDEKYMDSVNACDPSKVAAQLEAVLFEKWGFNDQTLLSTKKYSAVFSCLHNSAIKDFRRQVLLGEISPKQLVSMSPDEVYEMCKPRSDDTQRCITRFH; this is encoded by the exons atggcCATGGAGGCTGAAGTACCCGGAATAGGCGACGTTGGGTGTTATGCGGAGAGGCAGtgcccgcgttgttgcaagaggaagaggaagccGCAACCTAGTTTAGTTACTCCAGGAGCGTTGCAAGTTTTACCTCAAG aagaagaaaaggaacgGGCTTTTGCAAGGAGGTTCATTACGTTCTGTTTGTCCAAGGTATCTAAGGAAACTGCACAATATATGGATTCTGTCAATGCATGTGACCCTTCTAAAGTTGCTGCTCAAGTGGAGTCCGTGCTGTTTGAAAACTGGGGTTTCAATGATCAGTCGCTGGAATCGACTAGAAAGTATTCTACTCTATTTTCTTTCCTCCATACTCCTGGGATAAAAGATTTCCGCAGACAGGTTCTTCTCGGCCAGATCTCCCCAGAACAGTTGGTGCACATGTCTAAAGATGAACTGCATCGGAAGTACTCGCTGGACGACCTTTGCGAGAATTGCTGCCAATTTACTAAGGAGCCGCTGGGGACTAAGCTTCTCATGCAGAAGGAGCACCTTCCACTTGGGTTGGAACCTCGTGGTACTTCAGTATCGGAAGTTTTACCCCAag aagaagaaaaggaacgGTCTTTTGCAAGGAGGTTCATTACGTTCTGTTTGTCCAAGGTATCTAAGGAAACTGATGAAAAATATATGGATTCTGTCAATGCATGTGACCCTTCTAAAGTTGCTGCTCAACTGGAGGCCGTGCTGTTTGAAAAATGGGGTTTCAATGATCAGACGCTGCTATCGACCAAAAAATATTCAGCTGTGTTTTCTTGCCTCCATAATTCTGCGATCAAAGACTTCCGTAGGCAAGTTCTTCTGGGAGAGATCTCCCCAAAACAGTTGGTCAGCATGTCTCCAGATGAGGTTTATGAGATGTGCAAGCCGCGTAGTGATGATACTCAGAGATGCATTACTCGTTTCCATTGA
- the LOC103448701 gene encoding protein DETOXIFICATION 19-like isoform X1, which translates to MIVEGGNGEEGSKGRWWNKLVDVEEAKKQIFFSLPTILTNVFFSLIPLVSVMFAGHLGELQLAGATLANSWANVTGFAFVVGLSGALETLCGQGFGAKLYRTLGIYLQASCIISTLFCFLISIIWLYTESILILLHQDPHISKSAALFLKFLIPGLFAYAFLQNMLRFLQTQSIYVTPMVFSVIVIVIHIGITYGFVHWTTLGFKGAPLAASVSLWISVLMLAFTVNCTKSFESTWEGFSFESFDYVLTGLKLALPSATMECLEEWAFEILVFMGGLMPNSAKNTSLLAMCVNTQEIGYMVTYGLSAAASTRVSNELGAGNPDRAKNAMVVNLKLSVLLSFAIILALVCGHNIWAGFFIDSNANYAVLKEDFASMTPLLAISIIVDSVQGVFSGVARGCGWQHLVVYVNLATFYFVGMTIAVLLGFKFKLYAKGLWIGIICGLSCQASTLLLITLLKKWTQSDLLKNPEQEAPVLVSIDVSERNTNIDHLGKSS; encoded by the exons ATGATTGTTGAAG GTGGGAATGGAGAAGAAGGATCAAAAGGAAGGTGGTGGAACAAACTGGTAGATGTTGAGGAGGCCAAAAAACAGATTTTCTTTTCATTGCCAACAATCCTCACCAATGTGTTCTTTTCCTTGATCCCATTGGTCTCGGTCATGTTTGCTGGCCACCTTGGTGAGCTTCAGTTAGCTGGCGCAACCCTAGCCAATTCATGGGCCAATGTTACTGGTTTTGCTTTCGTG GTTGGGCTGAGTGGAGCTCTTGAAACACTTTGCGGGCAAGGCTTTGGTGCAAAATTGTATAGAACGTTGGGAATTTATCTACAAGCTTCTTGCATCATATCGACCCTCTTCTGTTTCTTGATATCTATAATCTGGCTCTATACAGAGTCTATACTAATTTTACTTCACCAAGATCCTCATATTTCAAAATCTGCAGcactttttttgaaatttttgatcCCCGGATTATTCGCTTATGCTTTCCTGCAAAACATGTTGAGATTTCTTCAGACACAATCTATATATGTAACGCCAATGGTCTTCTCAGTGATTGTCATTGTTATTCATATTGGCATCACATATGGTTTTGTGCATTGGACAACTCTTGGTTTTAAGGGAGCTCCACTAGCAGCTTCAGTTTCACTATGGATATCTGTTCTCATGCTGGCTTTCACTGTTAATTGTACAAAGAGCTTTGAGAGCACATGGGAAGGATTTTCATTCGAATCTTTCGATTATGTCCTCACGGGCTTGAAACTGGCCCTTCCCTCTGCAACAATGGAATG TTTGGAGGAATGGGCTTTTGAGATTCTGGTGTTCATGGGAGGATTGATGCCAAACTCAGCAAAAAACACTTCACTGCTTGCCATGTG TGTGAATACGCAAGAAATTGGTTACATGGTTACATATGGCCTCAGTGCCGCTGCCAG CACAAGAGTGTCAAATGAATTAGGAGCAGGCAATCCGGACAGAGCTAAGAATGCAATGGTTGTCAATCTTAAGCTCTCTGTGCTTCTTTCTTTTGCAATTATTCTGGCTCTTGTGTGTGGTCACAACATTTGGGCTGGCTTCTTCATTGACAGCAACGCGAATTACGCGGTACTGAAAGAGGACTTTGCATCAATGACACCATTGCTTGCAATTTCAATAATAGTTGATTCTGTTCAAGGTGTCTTTTCAG GTGTGGCTAGAGGATGTGGGTGGCAACACTTAGTTGTGTACGTAAACTTGGCAACATTTTACTTCGTTGGTATGACAATTGCTGTTTTGCTTGGATTTAAGTTCAAACTTTATGCCAAG GGCTTGTGGATTGGTATAATCTGTGGTCTCTCCTGCCAAGCAAGCACGCTTTTGTTGATTACATTGCTCAAGAAATGGACTCAATCAGATTTACTTAAAAATCCAGAGCAGGAAGCACCAGTTTTGGTCTCAATTGATGTTAGCGAAAGAAATACAAACATAGACCACTTGGGAAAATCCAGTTGA
- the LOC103448701 gene encoding protein DETOXIFICATION 19-like isoform X2, translating into MFAGHLGELQLAGATLANSWANVTGFAFVVGLSGALETLCGQGFGAKLYRTLGIYLQASCIISTLFCFLISIIWLYTESILILLHQDPHISKSAALFLKFLIPGLFAYAFLQNMLRFLQTQSIYVTPMVFSVIVIVIHIGITYGFVHWTTLGFKGAPLAASVSLWISVLMLAFTVNCTKSFESTWEGFSFESFDYVLTGLKLALPSATMECLEEWAFEILVFMGGLMPNSAKNTSLLAMCVNTQEIGYMVTYGLSAAASTRVSNELGAGNPDRAKNAMVVNLKLSVLLSFAIILALVCGHNIWAGFFIDSNANYAVLKEDFASMTPLLAISIIVDSVQGVFSGVARGCGWQHLVVYVNLATFYFVGMTIAVLLGFKFKLYAKGLWIGIICGLSCQASTLLLITLLKKWTQSDLLKNPEQEAPVLVSIDVSERNTNIDHLGKSS; encoded by the exons ATGTTTGCTGGCCACCTTGGTGAGCTTCAGTTAGCTGGCGCAACCCTAGCCAATTCATGGGCCAATGTTACTGGTTTTGCTTTCGTG GTTGGGCTGAGTGGAGCTCTTGAAACACTTTGCGGGCAAGGCTTTGGTGCAAAATTGTATAGAACGTTGGGAATTTATCTACAAGCTTCTTGCATCATATCGACCCTCTTCTGTTTCTTGATATCTATAATCTGGCTCTATACAGAGTCTATACTAATTTTACTTCACCAAGATCCTCATATTTCAAAATCTGCAGcactttttttgaaatttttgatcCCCGGATTATTCGCTTATGCTTTCCTGCAAAACATGTTGAGATTTCTTCAGACACAATCTATATATGTAACGCCAATGGTCTTCTCAGTGATTGTCATTGTTATTCATATTGGCATCACATATGGTTTTGTGCATTGGACAACTCTTGGTTTTAAGGGAGCTCCACTAGCAGCTTCAGTTTCACTATGGATATCTGTTCTCATGCTGGCTTTCACTGTTAATTGTACAAAGAGCTTTGAGAGCACATGGGAAGGATTTTCATTCGAATCTTTCGATTATGTCCTCACGGGCTTGAAACTGGCCCTTCCCTCTGCAACAATGGAATG TTTGGAGGAATGGGCTTTTGAGATTCTGGTGTTCATGGGAGGATTGATGCCAAACTCAGCAAAAAACACTTCACTGCTTGCCATGTG TGTGAATACGCAAGAAATTGGTTACATGGTTACATATGGCCTCAGTGCCGCTGCCAG CACAAGAGTGTCAAATGAATTAGGAGCAGGCAATCCGGACAGAGCTAAGAATGCAATGGTTGTCAATCTTAAGCTCTCTGTGCTTCTTTCTTTTGCAATTATTCTGGCTCTTGTGTGTGGTCACAACATTTGGGCTGGCTTCTTCATTGACAGCAACGCGAATTACGCGGTACTGAAAGAGGACTTTGCATCAATGACACCATTGCTTGCAATTTCAATAATAGTTGATTCTGTTCAAGGTGTCTTTTCAG GTGTGGCTAGAGGATGTGGGTGGCAACACTTAGTTGTGTACGTAAACTTGGCAACATTTTACTTCGTTGGTATGACAATTGCTGTTTTGCTTGGATTTAAGTTCAAACTTTATGCCAAG GGCTTGTGGATTGGTATAATCTGTGGTCTCTCCTGCCAAGCAAGCACGCTTTTGTTGATTACATTGCTCAAGAAATGGACTCAATCAGATTTACTTAAAAATCCAGAGCAGGAAGCACCAGTTTTGGTCTCAATTGATGTTAGCGAAAGAAATACAAACATAGACCACTTGGGAAAATCCAGTTGA